The Lycium ferocissimum isolate CSIRO_LF1 chromosome 10, AGI_CSIRO_Lferr_CH_V1, whole genome shotgun sequence genome window below encodes:
- the LOC132033821 gene encoding pentatricopeptide repeat-containing protein At4g17616, whose product MACSSRKAIAVCSIFRKSYSSVVAVASNAIRLTCNSTYGSHDLGTVSSISYQNFKPQSELFSRQFCSSREPETLSWGVSSNIVLLGKLENALKNHNLEEAWVTYKDFKRLYGFPDPSLVDKLLTELAYSSDSRWLKKACNMVESVSKEKRELIRTELMTKLCLSLARAQMPVRASLVLRLMLHKGILPQIDMLGVIIFHMVKTDTGMILSSNILIEIYGSSRQLTTKKSTCTELNKHDTLLFNLVLDACARFGSSSKGHQIIELMAQVGVGADAHTISIISLIHEMNGMRDELKKFKKHIDQVSASLVPRYQQFYESLLSLHFKFNDIDAASELIQDIYRSQVSHHEHGDETQPPKPCLVAIGSDNLRMGLKLRIFLHSLSRESVFIVGRSQVLVMYKNGKLVLSNRALASLIIQYKRGGRINELSKLLCSIQKKGSVESTRMCSDVVAACICMGWLETAHDILDDLDSEGSPLDTSSYMSLLTAYCNTNKLREAEALLKQLRKSGVVINASDPLSAPAENESKNKLKELGSMEKVELAYHIVEEMRAEENKVSFMMHDLNSSIYFFMKAHMVEDAERAYRKMQVMKIHPTVSTFMNLLNGYSSLGMYREITILWGDIKRNMESRKNLNTRDLYEFLLLNFLRGGYFQRVMEVIGLMKENGMYLDKWMYRREFLKHHKGLYLRIKVSDAKNDVQIQRIENVKHFRKWVGLD is encoded by the coding sequence ATGGCATGCTCCTCAAGAAAAGCTATAGCAGTTTGCTCGATCTTCAGAAAAAGCTACTCTTCCGTTGTTGCTGTGGCTTCAAATGCCATCAGATTGACCTGTAATAGCACGTATGGGTCCCACGATTTGGGAACGGTGTCCTCCATTTCATATCAAAACTTTAAACCACAAAGTGAGCTGTTTTCTCGACAGTTCTGTTCCAGTAGAGAGCCAGAGACACTATCTTGGGGAGTGTCATCTAACATTGTTTTGCTGGGAAAGCTTGAAAATGCATTGAAGAATCACAACTTGGAGGAGGCTTGGGTAACCTACAAGGATTTCAAACGTCTTTATGGTTTTCCCGACCCCTCTCTTGTAGATAAGCTTCTAACTGAGTTGGCGTACTCATCTGATTCTAGGTGGCTTAAAAAGGCATGCAATATGGTAGAGTCTGTTTCGAAAGAAAAAAGGGAGTTAATACGCACAGAGTTAATGACCAAGCTCTGCCTATCGTTGGCTAGAGCTCAAATGCCCGTTCGAGCATCATTAGTTCTCAGACTGATGTTGCACAAAGGAATTCTCCCACAAATTGATATGCTAGGGGTGATAATATTTCACATGGTGAAGACTGATACTGGAATGATTCTGTCGTCAAACATTTTGATTGAGATATACGGTAGTTCTCGACAATTAACCACAAAGAAATCCACTTGTACTGAGTTAAATAAACACGATACGCTTCTTTTTAATCTTGTTCTTGATGCTTGTGCAAGATTTGGATCATCCAGTAAAGGCCATCAGATTATTGAGTTAATGGCCCAAGTTGGAGTGGGAGCTGATGCTCATACTATTTCAATTATTTCCTTGATCCATGAGATGAATGGTATGCGAgatgaattaaagaaatttaaGAAGCATATAGATCAGGTTTCAGCTTCATTGGTCCCCCGCTATCAGCAATTCTATGAAAGTCTCCTGAGTTTGCATTTCAAGTTTAATGATATCGATGCTGCTTCTGAACTTATACAGGATATCTATAGATCTCAAGTGTCGCATCATGAACACGGAGATGAGACACAACCACCTAAACCATGTCTTGTTGCTATCGGCTCTGATAATTTGAGGATGGGATTGAAATTACGAATTTTTCTGCATTCATTATCAAGAGAGTCTGTTTTCATTGTGGGACGTAGTCAGGTGCTTGTTATGTATAAGAATGGGAAACTTGTCCTTAGCAATAGAGCGTTGGCCAGTCTTATTATACAGTACAAGAGGGGTGGGAGAATTAATGAGCTGTCAAAGCTTCTCTGTAGCATCCAGAAGAAGGGCTCAGTTGAATCTACCAGAATGTGCTCTGATGTGGTTGCTGCTTGCATTTGCATGGGTTGGCTTGAAACTGCTCATGAtattttggatgatttggattCTGAAGGAAGTCCACTGGACACTAGTTCATATATGTCTCTCTTGACTGCATATTGCAACACAAATAAGCTAAGGGAGGCAGAGGCACTACTAAAGCAGTTAAGAAAATCAGGTGTGGTCATAAATGCATCTGATCCATTGTCAGCTCCTGCTGAAAATGAAAGCAAGAATAAGCTGAAAGAATTAGGCTCTATGGAGAAAGTGGAGTTGGCTTACCATATTGTTGAAGAAATGAGGGCAGAAGAAAACAAGGTTTCTTTTATGATGCACGATTTAAATTCTTCTATCTACTTCTTTATGAAGGCTCACATGGTTGAAGATGCCGAAAGGGCTTATCGAAAAATGCAGGTAATGAAGATCCATCCTACAGTGTCAACTTTCATGAATCTGCTTAATGGGTATTCTTCTTTAGGGATGTATCGTGAAATTACAATCCTGTGGGGAGATATTAAAAGGAACATGGAAAGTCGTAAGAACTTGAATACCAGGGATTTATACGAGTTCTTGCTGTTGAATTTTCTTCGAGGTGGTTATTTTCAAAGGGTGATGGAGGTCATTGGTTTGATGAAGGAGAATGGCATGTATTTGGACAAGTGGATGTATAGGCGTGAGTTCTTGAAGCATCACAAGGGTCTCTACCTAAGGATAAAAGTATCTGATGCTAAAAATGACGTACAAATTCAGAGGATTGAGAATGTGAAGCACTTTAGGAAGTGGGTTGGCCtggattaa